A genomic window from Flintibacter sp. KGMB00164 includes:
- the dhaS gene encoding dihydroxyacetone kinase transcriptional activator DhaS codes for MSNAAFTKLMIAQGLKRLLKTTSFVNVSVGDIARECKISRNTFYYHFKDKYDLISWIFYTEITSILSDDISLGHWRDSLLSLCKYMQENRDFYLNVLEFQGQNSFSECLMDFYQGLVAHLLFHADSQPALSQEQIRMVSRFYAHGITGVLLDWAHNGMTADPEPAVTMLEKLLSSDTVHQILSTQPKSHSASSF; via the coding sequence GTGTCGAACGCTGCATTTACCAAACTGATGATCGCCCAGGGGCTCAAGCGGCTGCTGAAAACCACATCCTTTGTCAACGTCTCCGTGGGGGACATCGCCCGGGAGTGCAAAATTAGCCGCAACACCTTCTACTATCACTTCAAGGATAAGTATGATCTCATCTCCTGGATCTTTTATACCGAGATCACCTCCATCCTCAGCGATGACATCTCCCTGGGCCACTGGCGGGACAGCCTGCTTTCGCTGTGTAAGTACATGCAGGAAAACCGGGATTTCTATCTCAACGTCCTTGAGTTTCAGGGGCAGAACAGCTTTTCCGAGTGTCTGATGGACTTCTACCAGGGCTTGGTGGCCCACCTGCTCTTCCATGCCGACAGCCAGCCCGCCCTGTCCCAGGAGCAGATCCGGATGGTCTCTCGCTTTTACGCCCACGGCATTACCGGCGTGCTGCTGGACTGGGCGCACAACGGCATGACCGCCGACCCGGAACCCGCCGTCACCATGCTGGAAAAGCTTCTCTCCAGCGACACGGTCCACCAGATCCTATCCACCCAGCCCAAGTCTCATTCCGCCTCCTCTTTTTAG
- a CDS encoding DegV family protein, which produces MKIAIMTDSNSGITAQEAQQLGVALLPMPIQIDGQMYLEGIDLFPSEFYARLAQGADVSTSQPSPADTMELWDKLLEEYDQLVYIPMTSGLSGTAATAASLACDDPYEGRVFVADNKRISAPQRQSVLDALALRERGKSGAEIKQRLEEASLHSQIYIMVDTLHYLKKGGRITPTAALLGSALNLKPILQLQAGKLDAYKKVRGTKAAKTELVHALEAKLPCLEGEGKLIVQTAYSGSDELGAEWNNFVQQAFPQFQVYSTVLPMSIACHTGPGALGVACVRELPVD; this is translated from the coding sequence ATGAAGATCGCCATTATGACAGACAGCAACAGCGGCATCACCGCCCAGGAGGCTCAGCAGCTGGGCGTTGCCCTTCTGCCCATGCCCATTCAGATCGACGGTCAGATGTACCTGGAGGGAATCGACCTGTTCCCTTCCGAGTTCTACGCCCGCCTGGCCCAGGGGGCCGATGTGTCCACCTCCCAGCCCTCCCCTGCTGATACTATGGAGCTGTGGGACAAGCTGTTGGAGGAGTATGACCAGCTGGTCTACATCCCCATGACAAGCGGTCTGAGCGGCACCGCCGCCACCGCCGCCAGCCTGGCCTGCGACGATCCCTATGAGGGCCGGGTGTTTGTGGCTGACAACAAGCGCATCTCCGCCCCCCAGCGCCAGTCGGTGCTGGACGCTCTGGCTCTGCGGGAGCGAGGCAAGTCCGGCGCGGAGATCAAGCAGCGCCTGGAAGAGGCCTCTCTCCACTCCCAGATCTACATCATGGTGGACACCCTCCACTATCTGAAAAAAGGCGGCCGGATCACGCCCACCGCTGCTCTGCTGGGCAGCGCATTGAACCTCAAGCCCATCCTTCAGCTCCAGGCCGGCAAGCTGGACGCCTACAAGAAGGTGCGGGGCACCAAGGCCGCCAAGACCGAGTTGGTCCACGCGCTGGAGGCCAAGCTCCCCTGTCTGGAGGGAGAGGGCAAGCTCATCGTCCAGACCGCCTACTCCGGCTCCGACGAGCTGGGTGCGGAGTGGAACAATTTTGTCCAGCAGGCTTTCCCCCAGTTCCAGGTCTACTCCACCGTGCTCCCCATGAGCATCGCCTGCCACACCGGTCCGGGCGCGCTGGGCGTGGCCTGTGTCCGGGAGCTGCCCGTCGACTAA
- a CDS encoding F0F1 ATP synthase subunit epsilon has product MAEERQFHLEIVTPDRQFFIGEAQELTVPAIDGSLGVLAGHEPAVTALEPGELRYRAGGEWHEAVVSQGLAEIMPDRVMVLVFSAERPEEIDWARAEAAKERAEERLRQKLSMRDYYNSKAALARALARLKAAKRH; this is encoded by the coding sequence ATGGCCGAGGAGCGGCAGTTCCACCTGGAGATCGTGACCCCGGACCGGCAATTTTTTATCGGCGAGGCCCAGGAACTGACGGTGCCCGCCATTGACGGCTCCCTTGGGGTGTTGGCCGGCCATGAGCCAGCGGTCACCGCCCTGGAGCCGGGCGAGCTGCGCTACCGCGCCGGCGGAGAGTGGCACGAGGCGGTGGTCAGCCAGGGCCTGGCGGAGATCATGCCCGACCGGGTGATGGTGCTGGTTTTTTCCGCCGAGCGCCCCGAGGAGATCGACTGGGCCCGTGCCGAGGCTGCCAAGGAGCGGGCGGAGGAGCGCCTGCGCCAGAAGCTGAGCATGCGGGACTATTACAATTCCAAGGCCGCCCTGGCCCGTGCTCTGGCTCGACTGAAAGCAGCCAAGCGGCACTGA
- the atpD gene encoding F0F1 ATP synthase subunit beta — protein MQERKGKIVQVQGPVVDVEFPADALPSIQDALYVMVGEEKRVMEVAQHIGHETARCFMLAPSEGIGRGMEVISTGGPIAVPVGKPVLGRMFNVLGEPIDGKGAVKTTERWSIHRQAPPFADQSPVVDIFETGIKVIDLLAPYARGGKIGLFGGAGVGKTVLIQELIHNIATQHGGYSIFTGVGERTREGSDLWREMNESGVIEKTALVFGQMNESPGARMRVALTGLTMAEYFRDQQHQDVLLFIDNIFRYVQAGSEVSALMGRMPSAVGYQPTLANEMGALQERITSTKNGAVTSVQAVYVPADDLTDPAPATTFTHLDATTVLSRKIVEQGIYPAVDPLESTSRILEPDVVGERHYKTARAVQELLQRYRELQDIIAILGMEELSENDKLAVERARRIQQFFSQPFSVAEPFTGMEGRFVKLEDTLRSFEAILGGELDNLPEAAFSMVGSVDEVRKKAQDMGVL, from the coding sequence TTGCAGGAGCGTAAAGGAAAAATTGTTCAGGTCCAAGGACCTGTAGTTGACGTGGAATTTCCCGCCGACGCTCTGCCCTCCATCCAGGACGCCCTGTATGTGATGGTGGGGGAGGAGAAGCGGGTTATGGAAGTGGCCCAGCATATCGGGCATGAAACCGCCCGCTGCTTCATGCTGGCCCCCAGCGAAGGAATTGGCCGGGGCATGGAGGTCATCTCCACCGGCGGCCCCATTGCCGTTCCTGTGGGCAAGCCGGTGCTGGGCCGGATGTTTAACGTGTTGGGCGAGCCCATCGACGGCAAGGGAGCGGTCAAGACCACGGAGCGGTGGTCCATCCACCGTCAGGCCCCGCCCTTTGCCGACCAGAGCCCCGTGGTGGACATCTTTGAGACGGGCATCAAGGTCATCGACCTGCTGGCTCCCTACGCCCGCGGCGGTAAGATCGGCCTGTTCGGCGGCGCCGGCGTAGGCAAAACGGTGCTCATTCAGGAGCTGATCCACAACATCGCCACCCAGCACGGCGGCTACTCCATCTTCACCGGTGTAGGCGAGCGTACCCGTGAGGGCAGCGACCTGTGGCGTGAGATGAACGAGTCGGGGGTCATTGAAAAGACTGCTCTGGTCTTTGGCCAGATGAACGAGTCCCCCGGCGCCCGTATGCGTGTGGCACTCACCGGCCTGACCATGGCCGAGTATTTCCGGGACCAGCAGCACCAGGACGTGCTGCTGTTTATCGACAACATCTTCCGTTATGTCCAGGCAGGCAGCGAGGTGTCCGCCCTGATGGGCCGTATGCCCTCCGCCGTGGGCTACCAGCCTACCTTGGCTAACGAGATGGGCGCGCTCCAGGAGCGCATCACCTCTACGAAAAACGGAGCCGTCACCTCGGTGCAGGCGGTCTACGTCCCCGCCGACGACCTGACCGACCCCGCTCCGGCGACCACCTTCACCCACCTGGACGCTACCACGGTGCTCTCCCGTAAGATCGTGGAGCAGGGCATCTATCCGGCGGTGGACCCCCTGGAGTCCACCTCCCGTATCCTGGAGCCCGACGTGGTGGGCGAGCGGCACTATAAGACCGCCCGTGCGGTGCAGGAGCTGCTCCAGCGCTACCGGGAGCTGCAGGACATCATTGCCATCCTGGGTATGGAGGAACTGAGCGAGAACGACAAGCTGGCCGTAGAGCGTGCCCGCCGGATCCAGCAGTTCTTCTCCCAGCCCTTCTCGGTGGCTGAGCCCTTTACCGGCATGGAAGGACGCTTCGTAAAGCTGGAGGATACCCTGCGCAGCTTCGAGGCCATCCTGGGCGGCGAGCTGGATAACCTGCCCGAGGCCGCCTTCAGCATGGTGGGCAGCGTGGACGAGGTGCGCAAGAAGGCTCAGGACATGGGGGTGTTGTAA
- the atpG gene encoding ATP synthase F1 subunit gamma produces MAGIKEIRTRIKSVEQTLKITNAMYLISSANLRKAKGRLDNTVPYFTKIFKTIAHILHHSPELEHDFFDQRPDVEPQARKVGYIVVTGDKGLAGAYSHNVLKLAQQRVEEEKNLSLFLVGIVGRVYCQNRDIPFVEDFNYVAQNPTMRRAGEITDEVVARFLSRELDEVYIIYTEMVSALRLEVREQKLLPLVREDFPWDKEDEPEYRQEIRYIPSEEAVLDNIVPNYIQGMIFGALVESYCSEQSARMTAMESASDNAKDMLKKLSLTYHRARQAAITQEITEVAGGARNAR; encoded by the coding sequence TTGGCTGGAATCAAAGAGATCCGCACCCGGATCAAAAGCGTGGAGCAGACCCTGAAGATCACCAACGCCATGTATTTGATCTCCTCGGCCAATCTGCGCAAAGCCAAGGGGCGGCTGGACAATACCGTCCCCTATTTTACAAAAATATTCAAAACCATTGCCCATATTCTCCACCACTCTCCGGAGCTGGAGCACGATTTCTTCGACCAGCGCCCCGATGTGGAGCCCCAGGCGCGGAAGGTGGGTTATATCGTGGTCACCGGTGACAAAGGACTGGCCGGCGCATACAGCCATAATGTGCTCAAATTGGCCCAGCAGAGGGTGGAGGAGGAAAAGAACCTCTCCCTGTTCCTGGTGGGCATTGTGGGCCGGGTCTACTGCCAGAACCGGGACATTCCCTTTGTAGAAGACTTTAACTATGTGGCCCAGAATCCCACCATGCGCCGGGCCGGCGAGATTACCGACGAGGTGGTGGCACGGTTCCTCAGCCGGGAGCTGGACGAGGTGTACATCATCTACACCGAGATGGTCTCCGCCCTGCGCCTGGAGGTGCGGGAACAAAAGCTGCTGCCTCTGGTCCGGGAGGACTTCCCCTGGGACAAGGAGGACGAGCCGGAATACCGGCAGGAGATCCGCTATATCCCCTCGGAGGAGGCGGTGCTGGACAACATCGTGCCCAATTACATCCAGGGCATGATCTTCGGCGCTCTGGTGGAGTCCTACTGCTCGGAGCAGAGCGCCCGGATGACCGCCATGGAGTCGGCCAGCGACAACGCCAAGGACATGCTGAAAAAGCTGTCCCTGACCTATCACCGGGCCCGCCAGGCAGCCATTACCCAGGAGATCACCGAGGTGGCCGGCGGAGCCAGGAACGCCCGCTGA
- the atpA gene encoding F0F1 ATP synthase subunit alpha: protein MTELIQRYAAALYDLAQTDNMGLTGAAQELLEQEQLWKVLTSSAVQVEEKKELIRSAAPLAGLEPLQAFLCLLAEEGHLDLFPDILEEVHQLELAADGGAVCVMTCAHKPDQAALDDVRRAVCRLRNLDRVVLQVKIDPELLGGFVLEVQGVTYDRSVKGRLERLAKGLEKGASVSESMEELMGSLRDTVKGFQIGQDTSETGRVLEVGDGIATVRGLDRAVYGELVEFDTGVKGMVMDLSRETVGCVLLGREEGLGEGSRVTRTGHPADVPVGRALLGRVVDAMGRPIDGLGPIHAADTRPIEREASGVISRQAVNVPLQTGILAIDSMIPIGRGQRELLIGDRQTGKTAIAVDTILNQKDQDVICIYVAIGQKASSVAHVRDTLQKHGAMEYSIIVSATASDPAPLQYIAPYAGAAMGEYFMEQGRDVLIVYDDLSKHAVAYRALSLLLKRSPGREAYPGDVFYLHSRLLERACRLTEEYGGGSMTAIPIIETQAGDVSAYIPTNVISITDGQIYLETDLFFSGQRPAVNVGLSVSRVGGAAQTRAIKRTAGTMRIDLARFRELEVFTQFSSDLDQATQKTLDHGKRLLELLKQPLYQPMKVSQQAILLYIATNGLLDEVPLDQVREFALDFSKRMELEHWELTAEVQRTGNLSGVAVETIRAALADYKKEKLPQAQS, encoded by the coding sequence ATGACAGAACTGATTCAGCGTTATGCCGCCGCCCTGTATGATCTGGCCCAGACCGACAATATGGGACTGACCGGCGCAGCTCAGGAGCTGCTGGAACAGGAGCAGCTGTGGAAGGTGCTCACCAGCTCCGCGGTACAGGTGGAGGAGAAGAAGGAGCTCATTCGCTCCGCTGCCCCGCTGGCCGGGTTGGAGCCGCTCCAGGCGTTTCTCTGCCTGCTGGCGGAGGAGGGTCATCTGGACCTGTTCCCCGACATTCTGGAGGAGGTCCATCAGCTGGAGCTGGCGGCCGACGGCGGCGCCGTTTGTGTGATGACCTGCGCCCACAAGCCGGACCAGGCGGCGCTGGACGATGTGCGCCGGGCGGTGTGCCGCCTGCGCAATCTGGACCGGGTGGTTCTCCAGGTGAAGATCGACCCGGAACTGCTGGGCGGCTTTGTGCTGGAGGTCCAGGGCGTGACCTACGACCGCAGTGTCAAGGGCCGTTTGGAGCGGCTGGCCAAGGGGCTGGAGAAGGGCGCCTCGGTCAGCGAGAGTATGGAAGAGCTGATGGGAAGTCTGCGGGATACCGTGAAGGGCTTCCAGATCGGCCAGGACACCAGCGAGACCGGACGGGTGCTGGAGGTGGGCGATGGTATCGCCACGGTACGGGGTCTGGACCGGGCGGTATATGGCGAGCTGGTGGAATTTGACACCGGAGTTAAGGGTATGGTCATGGACCTGTCCCGGGAGACTGTGGGCTGTGTGCTGCTGGGCCGGGAAGAAGGTCTGGGCGAGGGAAGCCGGGTCACCCGTACCGGACACCCCGCTGACGTGCCGGTAGGCCGGGCTCTGCTGGGCCGGGTGGTGGATGCCATGGGCCGTCCCATCGACGGCTTAGGTCCCATCCATGCCGCCGATACCCGCCCCATCGAGCGGGAGGCCAGCGGCGTTATTTCCCGCCAGGCGGTCAACGTCCCTCTGCAGACTGGTATTTTGGCCATTGACTCTATGATCCCTATCGGACGGGGCCAGCGTGAGCTGCTCATCGGCGACCGCCAGACCGGCAAGACCGCCATCGCGGTGGATACCATCCTGAACCAAAAGGACCAGGATGTGATCTGCATCTACGTGGCCATCGGCCAGAAGGCCTCCTCGGTGGCCCATGTGCGGGATACCCTGCAAAAGCACGGGGCCATGGAATACTCCATCATTGTCTCGGCCACCGCCAGCGATCCCGCTCCTTTGCAGTATATCGCCCCCTACGCCGGCGCGGCTATGGGAGAGTATTTTATGGAACAGGGACGGGACGTGCTCATCGTCTACGATGACCTGAGCAAGCACGCCGTGGCCTACCGGGCCCTGTCTCTGCTGCTCAAGCGCTCCCCCGGACGTGAGGCCTACCCTGGCGACGTGTTCTACCTTCACTCCCGCCTGCTGGAGCGGGCCTGTCGCCTGACAGAGGAGTATGGAGGCGGTTCTATGACCGCCATCCCCATCATTGAGACCCAGGCGGGCGACGTGTCCGCCTATATCCCCACCAACGTCATCTCCATCACCGACGGCCAGATCTACCTGGAGACCGACCTGTTCTTCTCCGGACAGCGGCCGGCAGTGAACGTGGGACTGTCCGTGTCCCGTGTGGGTGGCGCGGCCCAGACCCGGGCCATCAAGCGCACCGCGGGCACCATGCGTATCGACCTGGCCCGGTTCCGGGAGCTGGAAGTGTTTACCCAGTTCTCCTCCGACCTGGATCAGGCCACCCAGAAGACCCTGGACCACGGCAAACGGCTGCTGGAGCTGCTCAAGCAGCCTCTCTACCAGCCCATGAAGGTGAGCCAGCAGGCAATTCTCCTTTACATTGCCACCAACGGCTTGCTGGACGAGGTGCCTTTGGATCAGGTGCGGGAGTTTGCCCTGGACTTCTCCAAGCGCATGGAGCTGGAGCACTGGGAGCTCACAGCTGAGGTGCAGCGCACCGGCAATCTGTCCGGCGTGGCGGTGGAGACCATCCGTGCCGCTCTGGCGGACTATAAGAAGGAAAAGCTGCCCCAGGCTCAGAGCTAA
- the atpF gene encoding F0F1 ATP synthase subunit B, whose translation MLEFQISTIALTVLNLLILYVILRKLLFGRVNKVLDDRAALIQQTLDEAKGEKRKADELKQEYEDRLAQARSEANGILAQAKTRGEKEYQAILAQAQEDATRTREQSKARAQAERDEMLRTARREVAQLAMEAASKVTRKALDSDSDRAILDDFLAEAGEKK comes from the coding sequence ATGTTGGAATTTCAAATTTCCACCATTGCGCTCACCGTTCTCAATCTGCTGATCCTGTACGTGATCCTGCGCAAGCTGCTGTTTGGGCGGGTCAATAAGGTGCTGGATGACCGGGCTGCCCTGATCCAGCAGACTCTGGATGAGGCTAAGGGAGAGAAGCGGAAGGCCGATGAGCTCAAGCAAGAATATGAGGACCGGCTGGCCCAGGCCCGCAGCGAGGCCAACGGTATTCTGGCCCAGGCCAAGACCCGTGGTGAGAAGGAGTACCAGGCCATTCTGGCCCAGGCTCAGGAGGACGCGACCCGGACCCGGGAGCAGTCCAAGGCCCGTGCCCAGGCGGAGCGGGACGAGATGCTGCGCACTGCCCGGCGTGAGGTGGCCCAGCTGGCCATGGAGGCGGCCTCCAAGGTGACCCGGAAGGCCCTGGATTCCGATTCGGATCGGGCAATTCTGGATGATTTCCTGGCGGAGGCAGGTGAAAAGAAATGA
- the atpE gene encoding ATP synthase F0 subunit C, producing MEIGMLAIGMSVMTGIGAGIGIGIATGKASEAIARQPEASGKINSALLLGCALAEGTAIFGFITALLILFMG from the coding sequence ATGGAAATCGGAATGCTTGCGATCGGAATGTCTGTTATGACCGGCATCGGCGCCGGTATCGGTATCGGAATTGCCACCGGTAAGGCCAGCGAGGCCATCGCCCGCCAGCCTGAGGCCTCCGGTAAGATCAACAGCGCCCTGCTGCTGGGCTGCGCTCTGGCGGAAGGTACCGCCATCTTTGGTTTCATTACTGCTCTGCTGATTTTGTTCATGGGCTGA
- a CDS encoding F0F1 ATP synthase subunit A, producing MEQIKEKLLEELQTPTAFTIPIGKGIPITESVVVSWIVMGVLILAALLLTSNLKVENPSKLQVGLEEAVKFLNNFADSSIGKHGAVFASYLGTIALYILLSNIIGIFGLVPPTKDINVTAALAVMSAFLIYGAQFRYRGLRGGLKQFAKPMPLLLPINLMEIIIRPLALCMRLFGNILGAFIIMELIKLICPAVVPVPFSIYFDLFDGTIQAVVFVFLTALFTGEGIQDEE from the coding sequence TTGGAACAGATCAAAGAAAAGCTGCTGGAGGAGCTGCAAACGCCCACGGCGTTTACTATTCCCATAGGAAAAGGGATCCCCATTACCGAATCTGTGGTGGTGTCCTGGATCGTGATGGGTGTGCTGATTCTGGCGGCTCTGCTGCTGACCAGTAACCTGAAGGTGGAAAACCCCAGCAAGCTTCAGGTGGGCCTGGAAGAGGCGGTGAAGTTTTTAAATAACTTTGCTGACAGCAGCATCGGAAAGCATGGAGCGGTCTTTGCTTCCTATTTGGGAACCATCGCGCTCTACATCCTGCTGAGCAACATCATCGGCATCTTCGGTCTGGTGCCCCCCACCAAGGACATCAACGTCACCGCGGCGCTGGCAGTCATGAGTGCGTTTTTGATCTACGGAGCCCAGTTCCGGTACCGGGGACTTCGGGGAGGTCTCAAACAGTTTGCCAAGCCCATGCCCCTGCTGCTCCCCATCAATCTGATGGAGATCATCATCCGGCCCCTGGCCCTGTGTATGCGACTGTTCGGCAACATTTTGGGTGCTTTTATTATCATGGAGCTCATCAAGCTCATTTGCCCGGCGGTGGTGCCTGTGCCCTTCAGCATCTACTTTGACCTGTTTGACGGCACCATCCAGGCAGTTGTCTTTGTATTTTTGACCGCGCTGTTTACCGGCGAAGGAATTCAGGACGAGGAGTGA
- a CDS encoding sensor histidine kinase, protein MKFYSSKTIRQKIQSLSLFLVLTTAVLGMTTTLAFSLRMEYDNLDRNLMNSALVLAQSPDVADVLAGRSDGEVLTDYLNGTISRVQDIDAIVVADTSGTIVYSPDPSYVGTTYPDLDNLTVLHGQDSEVDTGAGISGVEHRAQAAVHDTDGTLLGFVSVGIGVRSVNRTVIDTVACFLILSFIAASVGLVLSRHLSYSIKESLMGYEPDTFLRMFHQREGVLDALEEGILAIDTDSRIVYMNQAGLRMVNAKNLDDVLGKPLHDIYPDSHLSRLLTTGKSEYNVHLSHIPGLRSAISDRMPIWENGKIMGAVAIFRDRSEATSLAEELTGVRHLVEAMRAYTHEFVNKLHTILGMIQLGQTEKAEQYILDISQVHHQSVSRVMNQIQDTAVAALLVGKTSRASELGIHLHLDPKSSLSGDERFLPSGVLVTILGNLIENATECLNRSSWKLREINVSIREKEDHLLLCVEDTGPGIVPELLPYIFEPNVSTKGNGHGIGLARIKELVNLYQGEIRVESEPKSGTSFFLTFFTQGRRN, encoded by the coding sequence ATGAAATTTTATAGCTCGAAGACCATACGCCAGAAGATCCAGTCCCTGAGTCTGTTCCTGGTTCTGACGACTGCCGTGCTGGGGATGACCACCACTCTGGCCTTCTCTCTGCGCATGGAGTATGACAACCTGGACCGGAATCTGATGAACTCCGCCCTGGTGCTGGCCCAGTCCCCCGATGTAGCCGATGTGCTGGCCGGCCGCTCCGACGGCGAGGTGCTCACCGATTACCTCAACGGCACCATCTCCCGGGTTCAGGACATCGACGCCATCGTGGTGGCCGATACCTCCGGTACCATCGTGTACAGCCCGGACCCCTCTTATGTGGGTACTACATATCCCGATCTGGATAATCTGACGGTTCTCCATGGCCAGGACAGCGAGGTCGATACCGGCGCGGGCATTTCCGGCGTAGAGCACCGGGCTCAGGCCGCCGTCCACGACACGGACGGCACCCTGCTTGGCTTTGTGTCCGTCGGCATCGGGGTGCGCAGCGTCAACCGGACGGTGATCGATACCGTAGCCTGCTTTTTGATCCTCTCGTTTATCGCCGCCAGCGTGGGTCTGGTCCTCTCCCGCCACCTCTCCTACTCCATCAAGGAGTCGCTCATGGGCTATGAACCGGATACCTTCCTGCGGATGTTCCACCAGCGCGAGGGCGTTTTGGATGCCCTGGAAGAAGGCATTCTGGCCATTGATACCGACTCCCGGATCGTCTATATGAATCAGGCTGGCCTGCGTATGGTCAATGCCAAAAACCTGGACGATGTGTTAGGCAAACCTCTGCATGACATCTACCCCGACTCCCACCTCTCCCGGCTGCTCACCACCGGCAAGTCGGAATACAACGTGCATCTCTCCCATATCCCCGGCCTGCGCTCGGCCATCTCTGACCGGATGCCCATTTGGGAAAACGGCAAGATCATGGGCGCGGTGGCCATCTTCCGGGACCGCAGCGAAGCTACCTCCCTGGCAGAGGAGCTCACCGGCGTGCGCCATCTGGTGGAGGCTATGCGGGCCTACACCCACGAGTTTGTCAACAAGCTGCATACCATCCTGGGCATGATCCAGCTGGGACAAACGGAAAAAGCAGAGCAGTACATCCTGGATATCTCTCAGGTCCACCATCAGTCGGTGAGCCGGGTGATGAACCAGATCCAGGACACCGCCGTAGCCGCCCTTCTGGTGGGTAAAACCAGCCGAGCCTCCGAACTGGGCATTCATCTGCATCTGGATCCCAAGAGCTCGCTGTCCGGCGACGAGCGGTTCCTCCCCTCCGGCGTGCTGGTGACCATTCTGGGCAACCTCATCGAAAACGCCACCGAGTGTCTCAACCGCTCCTCCTGGAAGCTGCGGGAGATCAACGTCAGCATCCGGGAAAAGGAGGACCATCTGCTCCTGTGCGTGGAAGATACCGGTCCCGGCATCGTACCCGAGCTGCTGCCCTACATCTTTGAGCCCAATGTTTCCACCAAGGGGAACGGCCATGGCATCGGCCTGGCCAGGATCAAGGAACTGGTGAACCTGTACCAGGGCGAGATCCGGGTGGAGAGCGAGCCGAAATCCGGTACGTCTTTCTTCCTCACCTTTTTTACTCAAGGGAGACGGAACTAA
- a CDS encoding response regulator gives MYQTVIVEDDPTISLLHRTFLARDNRFALARAFSNGHEALEWLLHHTADLIILDVYMPRMTGLELLRTLRMEGIGIDVIMVTAANDSKTVDALLKLGVTDYLVKPFAASRFQQALDTFCQHREAVSHDNVSQQELDALFPSAAPAASIPKGLQTRTLDRIRACLRQIPQAGATCETIADCSGFSTVTVRRYLTYLVSQGEAVTQVNYDTGGRPCMLYRLPLP, from the coding sequence ATGTACCAAACTGTGATTGTGGAGGATGACCCCACGATTTCTTTGCTCCACCGGACCTTTCTGGCCCGGGACAACCGCTTTGCATTGGCCCGCGCCTTTTCCAACGGCCACGAGGCCCTGGAGTGGCTGCTCCACCATACGGCGGATCTGATCATTCTGGACGTCTATATGCCCCGTATGACGGGCCTGGAACTGCTGCGCACTCTCCGTATGGAGGGGATCGGCATCGATGTGATCATGGTCACCGCCGCCAACGACAGCAAGACGGTGGATGCTCTGCTGAAGCTGGGAGTCACCGACTATCTGGTCAAACCCTTTGCCGCCAGCCGCTTTCAGCAGGCCCTGGATACCTTCTGTCAGCACCGGGAAGCGGTCTCCCACGACAATGTGAGCCAGCAGGAACTGGACGCCCTCTTCCCCTCCGCAGCCCCCGCCGCTTCCATCCCCAAGGGCCTGCAGACCCGCACCCTGGACCGCATCCGCGCCTGTCTGCGCCAGATTCCTCAAGCTGGCGCCACCTGTGAGACCATTGCCGACTGCTCCGGCTTTTCCACTGTCACAGTACGGCGCTACCTCACCTATCTGGTCAGCCAAGGAGAGGCAGTCACCCAGGTCAACTACGACACCGGCGGTCGTCCCTGCATGCTCTACCGCCTCCCTCTCCCCTGA